A single region of the Rathayibacter rathayi genome encodes:
- a CDS encoding glycoside hydrolase family 32 protein — protein sequence MTTTALSVRPAVHFAPARNWMNDPNGLIHHGGRYHLYFQHNPSGDDWGNMSWGHASSADLLEWTEHPVALLHDEQEGVFSGSIVLDAANSSGFGSVEHPPLIALYTSDREGSQAQALAWSTDGGETWSKHGVVLDRGTADFRDPKVIRYEDHWVMATVEALDRQVHLFRSDDLRSWTPLSVFGPGGATDGIWECPDLFPLDGRWVLVLSLNPGNPAGGSGMQYFVGDFDGTTFTATSWDWLDRGHDFYAGVTVADSPEPTMIGWMSNWAYADAVPTSPWRGSAALPRLLSLKGERLVQRPALPPTGEPDFSWQDPSPDSGLLLLPESAHGRALRIRLRCRPATAALELVVRASADGSRGTVVRVEADRLCVDRRESGDVRFSPVFASVSEAALPTGADGSVELDVWVDVSSIEVFADGGRVVVTDQVFPADDDTAVLLRAEPSILAGATLDVTVLDGR from the coding sequence ATGACCACCACCGCCCTCTCCGTGAGGCCGGCCGTGCACTTCGCGCCGGCCCGCAACTGGATGAATGACCCGAACGGTCTCATCCACCACGGCGGCCGCTACCACCTGTACTTCCAGCACAACCCGAGCGGCGACGACTGGGGGAACATGAGCTGGGGACACGCCTCGAGCGCCGACCTCCTCGAGTGGACTGAGCACCCGGTTGCGCTGCTGCACGACGAGCAGGAGGGCGTCTTCTCCGGCTCGATCGTCCTCGACGCCGCGAACTCCTCGGGCTTCGGCTCTGTCGAACACCCGCCGCTCATCGCCCTCTACACCTCGGACCGCGAGGGCAGCCAGGCGCAGGCCCTCGCCTGGAGCACCGACGGCGGTGAGACCTGGTCTAAGCACGGGGTGGTCCTGGACCGCGGAACCGCCGACTTCCGCGATCCGAAGGTGATCCGCTACGAGGACCACTGGGTCATGGCGACGGTGGAGGCGCTCGACCGCCAGGTGCACCTTTTCCGCTCCGACGACCTCCGGTCGTGGACGCCGCTGTCCGTCTTCGGCCCGGGCGGCGCGACCGACGGGATCTGGGAGTGCCCCGATCTTTTCCCGCTCGACGGCCGCTGGGTCCTGGTGCTCTCGCTGAACCCGGGGAACCCGGCGGGTGGCTCCGGGATGCAGTACTTCGTCGGCGACTTCGACGGCACCACGTTCACTGCAACCTCGTGGGACTGGCTCGACCGCGGCCACGACTTCTACGCCGGCGTAACCGTCGCTGACTCCCCCGAGCCGACGATGATCGGCTGGATGAGCAACTGGGCCTACGCCGACGCGGTCCCCACCTCGCCCTGGCGCGGGTCGGCCGCGCTCCCCCGTCTGCTCTCGCTCAAGGGGGAGCGCCTCGTGCAGCGTCCAGCGCTGCCGCCCACCGGCGAGCCCGACTTCTCCTGGCAGGATCCGTCCCCCGATTCCGGCCTGCTCCTGCTGCCGGAGAGCGCGCACGGCCGGGCGCTCCGGATCCGGCTGCGCTGTCGGCCCGCCACGGCCGCCCTCGAGCTCGTCGTCCGGGCCTCGGCGGACGGATCGCGCGGGACGGTCGTCCGCGTGGAGGCGGACCGGCTGTGCGTCGACCGCCGCGAGTCGGGCGACGTCCGGTTCTCGCCGGTCTTCGCGAGCGTCTCGGAGGCAGCGCTGCCGACGGGCGCCGACGGGAGTGTCGAGCTCGATGTGTGGGTCGACGTCTCGTCGATCGAGGTCTTTGCCGACGGGGGCCGGGTCGTCGTCACCGACCAGGTCTTCCCCGCCGACGATGACACCGCGGTGCTGCTGCGCGCGGAGCCGTCCATCCTCGCCGGAGCCACCCTCGATGTCACCGTGCTCGATGGCCGCTGA
- a CDS encoding LacI family DNA-binding transcriptional regulator, with the protein MKHVAALAGVGIKTVSRVINGEPNVSAATIERVRAAAAQLQYQPDLHAGNLRRSNGRTNTLGLLVGSVANPFSGALHRAVEDLANERGVAVFASSLDDDPARERSSVNAFVSRRVDGLILTTVAPSQAYLGVEIARGTPAVFVDRVPSGITADAVISDNAAGIARAVGHLVSFGHRRIAFLGDRPEIFTAKERERGFLEEMGRRGLPVPPGYVRHGAHDEHAAEEMATALLELPTPPTAIVGGQNLITIGVLAALRSRGAHGRVALIGFDDIPLAEMLEPAVSVIAQNPALIGRTAAERVFLRLDGGDEPAQTFVIPTTLVARGSGEVPGPG; encoded by the coding sequence ATGAAGCACGTAGCTGCTCTCGCGGGGGTCGGCATCAAGACGGTCTCGCGTGTCATCAACGGCGAGCCGAACGTGTCGGCCGCGACGATCGAACGAGTGCGGGCCGCCGCCGCGCAGTTGCAGTACCAACCCGATCTGCACGCGGGGAACCTCCGTCGCTCCAACGGGCGCACGAACACGCTGGGCCTGCTGGTGGGCAGCGTGGCCAACCCGTTCTCGGGGGCCCTGCACCGTGCGGTCGAGGATCTGGCGAACGAGCGCGGAGTGGCGGTCTTCGCCTCCAGCCTCGACGACGATCCGGCGCGCGAGCGCTCCAGCGTGAATGCGTTCGTGTCGCGGCGTGTCGACGGGCTGATCCTGACCACCGTCGCGCCGAGCCAGGCCTATTTGGGTGTCGAGATCGCCCGCGGCACGCCCGCCGTGTTCGTCGACCGCGTCCCCTCGGGCATCACGGCGGACGCGGTGATCTCCGACAACGCGGCCGGCATCGCGCGAGCGGTGGGTCACCTGGTCTCCTTCGGACACCGCCGCATCGCCTTCCTCGGCGACCGGCCAGAGATCTTCACGGCGAAGGAGCGCGAACGCGGTTTCCTCGAGGAGATGGGTCGGCGCGGCCTGCCGGTGCCGCCCGGATACGTCCGCCACGGCGCTCACGACGAGCACGCGGCCGAGGAGATGGCGACCGCGCTACTGGAGCTTCCGACGCCGCCGACCGCGATCGTCGGAGGGCAGAACCTGATCACGATCGGAGTGCTCGCCGCGCTGCGCAGTCGAGGCGCGCACGGCCGGGTCGCGCTGATCGGCTTCGACGACATCCCCCTCGCCGAGATGCTCGAGCCCGCCGTTTCGGTGATCGCGCAGAATCCTGCGCTGATCGGTCGGACGGCGGCGGAGCGCGTGTTCCTGCGGCTCGACGGGGGGGACGAGCCGGCGCAGACCTTCGTGATCCCGACCACGCTCGTCGCTCGCGGTTCGGGGGAGGTGCCGGGCCCGGGCTGA
- a CDS encoding substrate-binding domain-containing protein translates to MTNRSPRLTRYLGLGSVAILAALGMTACSSSSGGGSPAGSSDGVGVTLIVKTTSNPFFVAMEDGAKAAATSAGVNLTLAAGKEDGDEDTQIQAIENAISKGDKGILITPNGPSVVDAIQKARDAGLFVIALDTAPDPADAVDITFATDNFAAGESIGKWTAAQLDGKKATIAMLDLFDDKVVSVDYNRDQGFLTGMGIDVADKATNGDEAKTGSYSGGDYELVGNEATQGAEDGGRTAMETLLSKNPDVTVVYTINEPAAYGAYQALQAAGKEKDVLLVSIDGGCAGVKNVKDGLIGATAQQYPVKMAQLGVEAIAQLAEDGTKPSTSAGLDFFDTGSALVTDTPVDGLDSISSDDASGICWGE, encoded by the coding sequence ATGACGAACCGTTCCCCTCGCCTCACCCGGTACCTTGGCCTCGGCTCCGTCGCGATCCTCGCGGCCCTGGGCATGACCGCCTGCTCCAGCTCCTCCGGAGGAGGCTCGCCCGCCGGAAGCAGTGACGGCGTCGGCGTCACCCTCATCGTGAAGACCACCTCCAACCCCTTCTTCGTCGCGATGGAGGATGGCGCCAAGGCGGCCGCGACCTCGGCCGGAGTCAACCTCACGCTCGCCGCGGGCAAGGAGGACGGCGACGAGGACACCCAGATCCAGGCCATCGAGAACGCCATCTCAAAGGGCGACAAGGGCATCCTGATCACCCCGAACGGCCCCTCCGTCGTCGATGCGATCCAGAAGGCGCGCGACGCCGGCCTCTTCGTGATCGCCCTCGACACCGCCCCCGACCCGGCCGACGCGGTCGACATCACCTTCGCCACCGACAACTTCGCTGCCGGCGAGTCCATCGGCAAGTGGACCGCCGCGCAGCTCGACGGCAAGAAGGCGACCATCGCGATGCTCGACCTCTTCGACGACAAGGTCGTCTCGGTCGACTACAACCGCGACCAGGGCTTCCTCACGGGTATGGGGATCGACGTCGCCGACAAGGCGACCAACGGCGACGAGGCGAAGACCGGCAGCTACAGCGGCGGCGACTACGAGCTCGTCGGCAACGAAGCCACCCAGGGCGCCGAGGACGGTGGGCGCACCGCGATGGAGACCCTGCTCTCCAAGAACCCCGACGTCACCGTCGTCTACACGATCAACGAGCCCGCCGCCTACGGCGCCTACCAGGCCCTCCAGGCCGCGGGCAAGGAGAAGGACGTGCTGCTGGTCTCGATCGACGGCGGTTGCGCCGGCGTGAAGAACGTCAAGGACGGCCTGATCGGCGCCACCGCGCAGCAGTACCCGGTGAAGATGGCGCAGCTGGGCGTCGAGGCGATCGCGCAGCTCGCGGAGGACGGCACCAAGCCCAGCACCAGCGCCGGGCTCGACTTCTTCGACACCGGCTCGGCCCTCGTCACCGACACCCCGGTCGACGGCCTCGACAGCATCAGCTCCGACGACGCGTCCGGGATCTGCTGGGGCGAGTAA